The sequence GGGGTTGAGGCTGGTCATTGGGTCTTGGAAGATCATCGCGACTTCCGAGCCCACCAACTGACGCCGCTCTTTTTCCGAAATCTTGGTCAGGTCGCGGCCATTAAATTCCAGCTTATCGGCCATCACTTTGCCGGGGTAATCAATCAGCCCCATGATAGCCAGCGAGCTGACTGATTTGCCGGAGCCGGACTCGCCGACAATCCCGACCACCTGCCCTTGCTCAATGCTGTAACTGATACGGTCTACGGCCTTGAACGGCGCGCCTTCGTCTCCGAAGTGCACCGACAATTTATCTACATTTAAAAGTGCCATCTCTCTCTACCTCTGTTACTGCTTGAGTTTGGGGTCGAGAGCATCACGCAGGCCGTCCCCCATCAGGTTAAACGCCAGAACCGTTAGCAGGATCGCCACACCGGGGAAGGTCACGACCCACCACGCGCTTTGGGCGAACTGCAACACGTCAGAGAGCATGGTGCCCCATTCCGGTGTTGGCGGTTGCGCACCCATGCCGAGGAAGCCGAGAGCCGCCATGTCCAGAATGGCGTTAGAGAAGCCGAGAGAGGCCTGCACGATTAAGGGCGCGAGGCAGTTTGGCAAGATATTGATAAACATTTGGCGTATCGGACCCGCCCCCGCCACTCTTGAAGCCGTGACGTAGTCGCGGTTGACCTCAACCAGCACTGCGGCGCGCGTTAAGCGCACATAGTGTGGCAAGGCCACAAAGGTGAGTGCCAACGAGGCATTGACAATGGATGGCCCGAAGACCGCCACCAACACCAGCGCCAGTAACAAGCTCGGCAGGGCCAGCATGATATCGACAATGCGCATGATGATGGCATCAACAATACCGCCAAAGTAACCGGCCAGTAAGCCGAAAACAACGCCCATCACCAGTGACAACACCACCACCAGACAGCCGACTAACAACGAGAGTCGTGCACCATACATCAGGCGGGATAAGACATCGCGGCCCACATCATCAGTACCCAGCAGGAATTTCCAGCTGCCGCCCTCTTCCCAGACCGGAGGTTTCAATAGTGCGTCGCGAAATTGCTCTGCTGGCCCGTGCGGGGCCAGCCAAGTGGCTCCGGCGGCAATCACCAACATGATAATGATGTAAAACAGGCCAATCACGGCCCCTTTGTTGCGCTTGAAATAGTGCCAAAACTCCTGCAAGGGAGTCATCGGCTTCGGCGCACTTTTTACTGTTGACTCAGTAAGTTGAGACATTCTGCGCCCCTTATTTCTTGTGACGAATACGCGGGTTAACTACGCCATAGAGCACATCTACCAGCAAGTTAACTAAAATAATCATGATCGCGACCAGCAACACGCCACCCTGTACCACCGGGTAGTCACGCCGTTGCAGTGCATCCATCAACCAGCGGCCTAACCCCGGCCAGGAGAAGATGGTTTCCGTCAAGATCGCCCCCGCCAGCATAGTGCCGACCTGCAAGCCGATCACCGTCACCACGGGCAGCAAGGCATTGCGCAAGGCATGAACCACAATCACGCGCATCCGGCTCAGACCCTTGGCCCGCGCAGTGCGGATATAATCCTCGCCCAACACTTCTAGCATGGAGGAGCGGGTCATGCGCACGATGACCGCCAGCGGGATGGTGCCCAAGACGATGGCCGGTAGAATCATATGCATCACGGCATCTTTAAAATCACCCGGTTCGCCCCAGATAAAGGTGTCAATCAGCATAAAACCGGTGAGCGGCAGGCTGTCATCTAAGAACACCGTATCACTGACCCGCCCGGAGACCGGGGTGAGGTTCCATTGCACCGAAACCAGCATGATCAGCATGATGCCCCACCAGAAGATAGGCATCGAGTAGCCGGTGAGGGAGATCCCCACGGCGGTATGATCGAATATTGAACCGCGTTTGACTGCCGCCAGCACCCCGACCGGTATCCCTACGGCGATAGCAAACAGCATCGCGCAGATCCCCAGTTCCAGCGTAGCTTTAAAGCGTGGGACAAACTCTTCCCAGACGGCAATACGGCTTTTCAGCGAGATGCCGAGGTCGCCATGTAATACGCCATTCACATAATGGAAGTATTGTTGATAGAGAGGCTTGTCCAGCCCCATTTCTGCCATGATTTGAGCATGACGCTCGGCGGAGATACCGCGTTCCCCGGCCATGATGGTCACCGGGTCGCCCGGGATCATATGTACAAAAGCGAAGGTCAGCAAAGTAATGCCGATAAACGTTGGGATAACTAACCCCAAACGTCGGAGTATGAACTGCAACATATCCCGAACTCTCTGTGTAGAATGCCGGGCTGCTCGTGGGCAACCCCGCTTATATGGCTCACATCTGTATCTGTCTTAACCTAAATAAGAAACCGGTGAACATGCAGTTTGCACCTTCACCGGCCATCTAACAGGTTAAAATTAATCCAGGGACACGTTCTCGAAATGGTGTTTACCCAACGGATCGACAACATAACCTTTCACTTCTTTACGCACTGGCTCGTACACGGTTGAGTGAGCAATAATCAGCGCTGGCGCTTGATCGTGCATCACAACCTGAGCTTGTTTGTAAAGGGCGACGCGTTTGTCATGGTCAGACTCAGCACGGGCTGGTTGGATCACGTCTTCGAACGGCTTATAGCACCACTTGGAGTAGTTGGAACCTTGTTTGGCTGCATCACAGCTGAACAGGGTGGCGAAGAAGTTGTCTGGGTCCCCATTGTCCCCGGTCCAACCCATCATCACAGTCTCATGCTCGCCATCTTTAGCCCGCTTGAGGTATTCGCCCCACTCGTAGGTCACAATTTTGGCTTTCACGCCCACTTTCGCCCAGTCGGACTGAATCATCTCAGCCATACGACGAGCATTTGGGTTATAAGGGCGCTGAACTGGCATGGCCCACAGGTCGATGGCGAAACCATCAGGTAAGCCCGCTTCTTTCAACAGCTCTTTCGCTTTAGCTGGGTCGTAAGCGTAATCTTTCACCTCATCGTTGTAGCCCCACATAGTCGGTGGGATCAGGTTCTTAGCCGCTTGGCCTGCACCCTGATAAACCGCCTCGATAATCGCTTCTTTGTTAACCGCCATGGTCAATGCTTGGCGAACCTTCACGTTATCCAGTGGTTTTTTCTCAATATTGAAGGAGAGGTAACCGACGTTCAGGCCCGGTTGCTCCATCAAGCTGATGGTTTTGTCTTCTTTCATGCGAGCAATGTCAGCCGGGTTAGGGTATGGCATAACCTGACACTCATTTTTCTGCAATTTTGCATAGCGCACTGATGCATCTGGAGTAATAGAGAAGACCAGACGATCAATTTTCGGTTTAGTCCCCCAGTAGCCGTCAAAAGCTTTGTACAGGATACGGGAGTCTTTTTGATACTGCTGCAACTGGAACGGACCAGTACCGATTGGATTCAAATCGACTTTTTCTGGCGTACCCGCTTTCAGCATATTGTTGGCATATTCAGCAGACAGAATAGAAGCAAAGTCCATCGCCAAGTCAGCCAAGAATGGCGATTCTGGGCGGGCCAGTTCGAAGCGAACGGTGTTGTCGTCAACTTTCACGATATTGGTGATCAAATCACCCATGCCCATACCTTGGAAGTACTCATAGCTGCCGCCAGAGACTTTATGGTACGGATGTTTATCATCTTTCTGACGCATGAAGGAGTAGATCACATCATCAGCGTTGAAATCGCGAGTCGGCTTGAACTCTTTATTATCTTGCCACTTCACACCTTTACGCAGGTGGAAAGTGTAGGTCTTACCATCTTCACTCACTTCCCACTTCTCAGCCAGACCGGGTTCAATTTCGGTGGTGCCGAGTTTGAATTCAACCAGACGGTTGTAGATAGGAACGGAGCTGGCGTCATAGGTCGTGCCCGAAGTAAAGAGCTGCGGGTTGAAACCTTCCGGAGAACCCTCAGAACAATAAACTAATGTTTTCGCTTGTACACTGGCCGCCACGGTCAGTGCAATCAGCCCAATACCGAATTTCAGTATCCCTGTTTTTCCCAAGGAAATCGTCATCGCTTGTGCTCCATTATGGTGATGTGTGTTGTGTGTACGGCCAGACCCTATAATTTTTTAGCCCGTGGTCTGTACCGTTTTGCCCAATAGTCGCAGGGATGCGGGATTGAGGTATCGGATAAAACTTATCGCGATAGCAATTTTGGACGCGTGAAATCACCCAAACTGCACTCGATTACTCCCCCTGAACTTACCAATTTGGCAACAGTTGGTGGCAACGTCAATACGGTCTGAAAGGATTTATCAAGACAATGAGAAACAGCATGCAAACATAAAAAAAACTTCTTGTTAACATTCATAGCATGAAAATTTATGCTATTAGTGATAAGCCAGCGTGATTAACTAGGTAATTTCAATAAAGCAGTGGTAACACCCAAAGACAAACAGAAAAACTTTGTTGCTAAATGATGCTTATCCGTTCAGATTTTTTTGTGATTTCGACAGAAAACAGGAGGAAATGCTGTTGTGACAGCCGATAAGTGACGTGAACGTTGTCACACTCAGCCATAATCTGATACATCTTGCGTGCCGTTAAAAAAGCCAAATCAAGTTGCCGTGCTCGCCATCACCCAACAGGCAACCCAGCACTCAAGGGAGCGCGCCCTAATGACGCCCCAAAATGGGGCAGGCTAGCTTAAGGTATTAAAAATTCGTCCATCCACGATGAGAGGTGGTGAGTAAGGGTTTAATGGTTCGATTAACCTCAAGGCCACCATGTATCACCCCACTCGTATCCGTAACTTTTTTATACGACAAATCGACTTGCCCGAAGATGCTGACGATCTTTCCTTGGTTATTCTTTAAGTGGCCAGTATTAATGGCGATATTGCTAGAGGTAATAATTTTACCCATAAAATTATTAACGGCTTTTGACTTAATACTGATATTCGCCGGTCCAGAAGTTGAGTTTGATTTAATAACACCTTGTACATTCCCCACAGTATCAGCAGATTGCATAGAGATGTTGCCACTGTTAGAATAAATACCCCCCTCTTTATTGAAGATGTTACGCCCAACCAGTCTAATCGCAAATTTCTCTTTTGCATTGACATGAGAAGGTAGATCTTGCCGTTGAGATTTTATTTGCCCCCGCCGATTATCAATAAGACCCAGACCTTTTAATCTCACTCTATGACTCGATATTATCCCATCATTATTTCTAATGGCGAAACTGGATAAAATATTCACCACCACATCGGCATCAATAATGCCTTTATTTACCACGCTTCCCCCACTGGTTTTAATAAAAATTCTATCAGAGTACATTCTGCCAAATTGACCCACATCAACATTGACCGCTTTTCTATAATCGCTCGAAAAACCACCTATAGATCGAATAGCCACAGTTTCATCACTTTTAGCAAAGCCGACTGCATGCTTACCAATAATAGCGATAATATCGCGACTTCTAATTTCACCATTCACTTTTAATGAACTAGCAAAGAGATCTAAAAAGGTATAGGGATCATCATTATGCTTCAGTCCATTTTTTTCAATATGGATCACACCGCGATTCACATCATAGCCCAGTAACGTACCGGCGTGGACCACGGGCACTCCTGTGGTTAAGGTCACATGGCCTGTATTGCTGAAACGACAGCCATCACAAGTGATTCCCGATGGATTGACAATAATCACATGTGCCGTTCTCCCAGCAACACTCAGCAAGCCATATAACTGACTCGGCTGATTAGAGGTGACCTCATTTAAAATGACCCTTGCGGGTTTATCCGTTAAGTGAGGATTGCCTGTTGCTTCGGGATTATCAGCCAGCGTATTATTTAATATAAGCTCGTTGTGCCCTTTACCTATGGCATTATTAAATCGCTTATACTTATTATGTGACACTCCATTTTCATCCGGTGCAACAATATTGACAGTCGTAAATGTTCCCCCCTGACAATGCGCATTTTGCACGCTACACATTTTCTTTTTCTCAAGATGTGCTGTGACTTTGGGCTGTTGATTCAGGGGAGCCGTATCATCAACAATGATATCGGCATGTGAACAGGATATGCTGGCAAAGTAAATACAGCCCATAAGACTATAAAATAGTATTGTGGTAATATATCTGCCATGACATTTTACATTTACATTTGAATTAGCCATTCGCACTCTCTATTAAATAGAAATTGAATTTTAAATAATTATGCTTTTAAGCAGCCAAGACTAATATTGCCAAGAAACGGCAAAGCCAAAGACGAATGGATTAACCGATGATTGGGTCGGTTTGACAACAGGAGTACCAATATTAAGATCATAACTGAACGAGCTATAATTGCCACGCAGCCCCACGACAGCACCGGCCAAACGTTCACCTAACAGCAACGAAGGGCCTTTCTCTCTCACTTCACCATAATCCATACCAAAATAGAGTTGCTGGCCAATTATCGGGCTATTCCAGGAAACATCATTTTTAAAATACCACCCTCGCGGCCCCACCACCGCGCAGCTCTCATTAAAACCCCGCACCGAATTGCGGCCACCAATCGAAAATCTATCCAGCACGGTAATATCTGAATAGGTATATTGCTGACTGAGAGCAGACTGATGCTGGAAACGCTGCGCCCCCAGAGTAAAAGGGATATCCAGTGAGGCGGTGGTTGCCAGCAGCCTCGCCGGTGCCCTATCCATTTTACCGGGAATGGGTTGAGCACCAAGCCATGACGCCCCCTGCTGATAGCGCACACTCCCTTTGAAAGTGGCCCACGGCATATAATACACATGCTCAAATCCCAGTTGCCAATCTGTCGTCTTGAGGCGTTGGACGCCCAGCTCATTGTCAGCAAGAAAACTGACCGATTTGCGGATCAATGCCCCAACATAACCCGTTGTTTTATAATTATCGCCCCGCGAGAGTAGCCGCTGAAGCTGCACATCCAACATATTCCAACGGGAGCGATATTGAAATGAGCTATCTGCAAGTAATAGCGCTTGATATCGGTGCCCTTGACTTCCCGTCATACTCAATAACCAATTGCCATAGGGGACGGAGTAATGAAGCGCATAGTTACTATAGCCTTTGTCATATTGGTTATCGGCATCACGGTTAACCGAGAAATAGAGCAAATCACTGAGTGATAGCGGATTATCAAGAGAGAGCATGAGACCGGTACGATAGCGGCCAATATCATCTGATCCAGCATCATCAAAATAGGTATTCGCACGCCAAAAACGTGATTGTTGGCGGTTGACCATAATCAGGCTACTTAAATCCTCCTTATTTAGCTCAATATCCATAGAGGCACTGACCGAAGGCAAGCGTTGCAGATTCTCTAACCCTTGCTCAATATCACGCAAATTAACCAACTCGCCGGGCTGACTGGGAAAAAGGGTATTGAGATAAACATGACCGGCACTCTCTTTATCGTGCTTGATACCTTCAATCCGACCAGGGATGAGCTTCAGATAGAGTGTGCCGTCGTTATAATACTCATCGGCGAGAGCCACCCGTGAGGTAATGTAACCGTCCTCCACTAATTGCGACTGCAATTTAGCCAGCAGTGATAACAGGCCTTGCTCCCCCAAACAAAGCCCATACACATCCGACGCCAACTCTTTTAAATTGGCCGCATTAGGAAAAGCATACAGATGGCTTAACTCGATATTATTAATTGTTACGCAGACAGGTTGATCATCGGAAGAGGTGTTAGTTGGTGGTACTATTTCAGCAAAAACTTTAAACGGGGACATCACAATAGCCATCAAATAAAAGAGCAAACACCCCAGATTAAGATGGCGGCTTTCAATTTTCCTCAGTCTCTTCACTCTTTTTATTATGTTAGATATCATGGTAGCTGGCCCTATTCAAATTAGAATAAACATGCGATGACTGACCACAACAAAGCGGCAATAGGGTCAACCTCATCTATTTATTTCCATGAGTGATATTCACTTTATTTTATCCCTCAAATAATATGATGGATGTTTATTAAAGCGGTTCATTTTCTGCGAATAATAGATATCAATTAGCAGCTCTTCATCACAGAAAGTCAACAAGACGAGGGGAATATAAAATATTAGAAGAATACTTTATATTTATGGACAAGAATTAATAAGAACAAACAAGAGTAGCCATAAGATGAAAATACTACTTATTAATTAATAATAAATAAAAATAGACTCTTATTGCATAAATTTTCATGGGGTATAAATCCAATCGTCTCAGTGAAAACAAGCACGAAAAAAAACCCTGACATTGCTGTCAGGGTTCTTAAATTTGGTCGGCGAGAGAGGATTCGAACCTCCGACCCACTGGTCCCAAACCAGTTGCGCTACCAAGCTGCGCTACTCGCCGAATTGGGGCGCATCTTACTGCTACGGTTATAGAGCGTCAATCAATTTTTAAGAACCCGCTGGCAACTGTTGTTAATATCACCACCAGCGGTCAAAACAGCATCAATTTATGCTTAAATCAGGCTTCCGCTGGCTTGAGCTGTGGCGATTGCGCCCGCAGGAATGGCAGCAAGAAGAAAGCAGATAAGCAGGCGGCAACAGAAATCACCACAAAGAAACCATTCCAGTGCCAAATCTCCATCACGCGAGCAATAGGGTAGCCAGATAAAGCTGCA comes from Yersinia mollaretii ATCC 43969 and encodes:
- the dppA gene encoding dipeptide ABC transporter periplasmic-binding protein DppA — translated: MTISLGKTGILKFGIGLIALTVAASVQAKTLVYCSEGSPEGFNPQLFTSGTTYDASSVPIYNRLVEFKLGTTEIEPGLAEKWEVSEDGKTYTFHLRKGVKWQDNKEFKPTRDFNADDVIYSFMRQKDDKHPYHKVSGGSYEYFQGMGMGDLITNIVKVDDNTVRFELARPESPFLADLAMDFASILSAEYANNMLKAGTPEKVDLNPIGTGPFQLQQYQKDSRILYKAFDGYWGTKPKIDRLVFSITPDASVRYAKLQKNECQVMPYPNPADIARMKEDKTISLMEQPGLNVGYLSFNIEKKPLDNVKVRQALTMAVNKEAIIEAVYQGAGQAAKNLIPPTMWGYNDEVKDYAYDPAKAKELLKEAGLPDGFAIDLWAMPVQRPYNPNARRMAEMIQSDWAKVGVKAKIVTYEWGEYLKRAKDGEHETVMMGWTGDNGDPDNFFATLFSCDAAKQGSNYSKWCYKPFEDVIQPARAESDHDKRVALYKQAQVVMHDQAPALIIAHSTVYEPVRKEVKGYVVDPLGKHHFENVSLD
- a CDS encoding filamentous hemagglutinin N-terminal domain-containing protein: MANSNVNVKCHGRYITTILFYSLMGCIYFASISCSHADIIVDDTAPLNQQPKVTAHLEKKKMCSVQNAHCQGGTFTTVNIVAPDENGVSHNKYKRFNNAIGKGHNELILNNTLADNPEATGNPHLTDKPARVILNEVTSNQPSQLYGLLSVAGRTAHVIIVNPSGITCDGCRFSNTGHVTLTTGVPVVHAGTLLGYDVNRGVIHIEKNGLKHNDDPYTFLDLFASSLKVNGEIRSRDIIAIIGKHAVGFAKSDETVAIRSIGGFSSDYRKAVNVDVGQFGRMYSDRIFIKTSGGSVVNKGIIDADVVVNILSSFAIRNNDGIISSHRVRLKGLGLIDNRRGQIKSQRQDLPSHVNAKEKFAIRLVGRNIFNKEGGIYSNSGNISMQSADTVGNVQGVIKSNSTSGPANISIKSKAVNNFMGKIITSSNIAINTGHLKNNQGKIVSIFGQVDLSYKKVTDTSGVIHGGLEVNRTIKPLLTTSHRGWTNF
- a CDS encoding ShlB/FhaC/HecB family hemolysin secretion/activation protein, with product MSPFKVFAEIVPPTNTSSDDQPVCVTINNIELSHLYAFPNAANLKELASDVYGLCLGEQGLLSLLAKLQSQLVEDGYITSRVALADEYYNDGTLYLKLIPGRIEGIKHDKESAGHVYLNTLFPSQPGELVNLRDIEQGLENLQRLPSVSASMDIELNKEDLSSLIMVNRQQSRFWRANTYFDDAGSDDIGRYRTGLMLSLDNPLSLSDLLYFSVNRDADNQYDKGYSNYALHYSVPYGNWLLSMTGSQGHRYQALLLADSSFQYRSRWNMLDVQLQRLLSRGDNYKTTGYVGALIRKSVSFLADNELGVQRLKTTDWQLGFEHVYYMPWATFKGSVRYQQGASWLGAQPIPGKMDRAPARLLATTASLDIPFTLGAQRFQHQSALSQQYTYSDITVLDRFSIGGRNSVRGFNESCAVVGPRGWYFKNDVSWNSPIIGQQLYFGMDYGEVREKGPSLLLGERLAGAVVGLRGNYSSFSYDLNIGTPVVKPTQSSVNPFVFGFAVSWQY
- the dppC gene encoding dipeptide ABC transporter permease DppC, with protein sequence MSQLTESTVKSAPKPMTPLQEFWHYFKRNKGAVIGLFYIIIMLVIAAGATWLAPHGPAEQFRDALLKPPVWEEGGSWKFLLGTDDVGRDVLSRLMYGARLSLLVGCLVVVLSLVMGVVFGLLAGYFGGIVDAIIMRIVDIMLALPSLLLALVLVAVFGPSIVNASLALTFVALPHYVRLTRAAVLVEVNRDYVTASRVAGAGPIRQMFINILPNCLAPLIVQASLGFSNAILDMAALGFLGMGAQPPTPEWGTMLSDVLQFAQSAWWVVTFPGVAILLTVLAFNLMGDGLRDALDPKLKQ
- the dppB gene encoding dipeptide ABC transporter permease DppB, with the translated sequence MLQFILRRLGLVIPTFIGITLLTFAFVHMIPGDPVTIMAGERGISAERHAQIMAEMGLDKPLYQQYFHYVNGVLHGDLGISLKSRIAVWEEFVPRFKATLELGICAMLFAIAVGIPVGVLAAVKRGSIFDHTAVGISLTGYSMPIFWWGIMLIMLVSVQWNLTPVSGRVSDTVFLDDSLPLTGFMLIDTFIWGEPGDFKDAVMHMILPAIVLGTIPLAVIVRMTRSSMLEVLGEDYIRTARAKGLSRMRVIVVHALRNALLPVVTVIGLQVGTMLAGAILTETIFSWPGLGRWLMDALQRRDYPVVQGGVLLVAIMIILVNLLVDVLYGVVNPRIRHKK